Genomic segment of Vibrio celticus:
ATCGGTATAAAGGAAATCACAGCCTTTAACTCCTTCAGCAACGTCTTCCGTTAGAGTGATTTTGGCACCTGTGCTTTGCGCGATAGCTTGGCACTCTTCGACAAGCAGCTCTTCTGGCCAGAACGCTTTAGGTGCGACAAGTCGAATATCCATGCCCATCTTCGCGGCACCGACTAACAGAGAGTTACCCATGTTATTGCGTGCATCGCCTAGATAAGCAAAGCTGATTTGGTGCAGATGTTTTCCGCGGCCATGCTCAAGCATAGTGAGGAAATCAGCCAAGATCTGAGTAGGGTGGAACTCATCGGTTAAGCCATTCCAAACTGGCACGCCCGCATAAGCGCCTAAGTCTTCAACGATACTTTGGCCAAAACCACGATATTCGATGCCATCGTACATACGCCCCAATACACGCGCCGTATCTTTCATTGATTCTTTTTGACCAATCTGAGAACCAGAAGGACCAAGGTAAGAGACCTGAGCACCTTGATCAAAGGCGGCCACTTCAAACGCACATCGTGTTCGAGTTGATGCTTTCTCGAAGATCAAAGCAATGTTTTTGCCGTTGAGTTTCTTCTGCTCAGTGCCTGCATACTTAGCTTTTTTTAGGTCAGCAGACAGGTCGAGTAAAAACTGAATCTCTTTAGGAGTAAAGTCGAGAAGTTTTAGAAAGTTACGATTGCGAAGATTAAAGGCCATCTCTCGCTCCTTGCGTATATAGAATCAATGAAGAATCTAGTTAAACATAAAAATGCTATATTTGTGAATATTTATTTTATTGATTTGATAAAAAAGGCCAGTAAATGAATACTGGCCTAGATAAGTTATTGTGTCGGTTTAACTGAGCTCTTTGACTTAGATACCATCTCTTTCGATAGGGCAGCTCATACAGCGCGCGCCGCCACGACCACGGCCTAGCTCGTTGCCAGGAATCGTTAGAACTTCGATACCCGCTTTATCGTATTTCTCATTGGTGTAAACATTACGCTCATAACCAATCACTGTACCTGGTTTCACAGTCAGTACGTTGTTTGCATCATTCCACTGTTCTCGCTCAGCTTCGTAGTTATCACCGCCGGTTGTGATGATCTTCAGTTGATCAAGGCCTAGTGCGCCTTCAATCGCTGACAGGTAGTTTTCAGCTTTCTCGACACGCATTTCGCCGTTTTCTTTTGGCGTTAAGCGCCAAGTGTCGAGGTCTTTACGAACGATCTCTGGATAGACAGAGAACGTGTCGATATCCATGTGTGTCATCACCGTATCAAGGTGCATACAAGAGCGGTGTTTTGGTAGATCGATCGCAATCACTTCGCTCGCTTGGCCTGATCTAAATAGGCTAGCCGCTAGGTTTTCGACACCTTGTGGTTTCGTACGCTCTGAAATACCAACCAGTACCGCACCTTTACCGATAACCAGTACGTCACCGCCTTCAATGTTAGCGTTGTCGTAGTGAAGGTCTTCGTCACCAAAGTACTTAATGAAATCTTGACCGGCGAACACTGGGTGCCAGCGGTAGATAGCACGCAGGTGGTTCGTTTCACGTTGACGTGCAGGCTTCATCATCGGGTTAAGCGATACACCGCCGTAAACCCAGCAAGAGGTATCTCGCGTAAATAGGTGGTTAGGCAGTGGCTCGATAACGAAATCGAGTGGTCGATGCATTTTAGGCAGCATCGATGATGATTTGATAGGAAGCTCAGAGTAGGCTAAGCCACCGAGTAAGATCGTTGCTAGATGCTCATTATCCATTTGAGCAAGGTAGTTTCTTAAGTCACGGGCGAAAGTCGGCCCATAACGGAAATCTGAGATTTGAGTATTCAGCAACCACTCACGAGCCTGAGATACGGCAAGCGTCTCTACTAGCAGGTCGTGCAGCAGTAGCACTTCTACGTCTTGGCTGCGCAGCGTTTCTGCAAAGGCATCATGTTCTTCACCAGCGGCTTCAACGGCAAGTACATCATCAAATAGAAGATCATGACAGTTTGAAGGGGTGAGGTGGGTGAGTGCTCTTTCAGGTCTATTTAGGAGAACTCGTCTCAATTGACCGACTTCGGAGCCAACGTACAGCTTACTCATTTTGCATCCTTACTATTAATCCAGCGTCTATTTATGACAAGCTTGTCCGTAATATGCAAGTTTTGTAGATTGAGTTAATACAAGGTATTTGGCTAATAATTGGTCATAAAACCTGTCATTTTTAATTTTATACAGATTAAATTCCAACTAACTGGCTATCGAACGGAACAACGTTTTTGAGGATCTATGCTCAATTGATGGCTTGTTAGAATTGAATTTTGCTTATTAATCGTGATTTTTTATTCACTATTATGCACTTTTTGATAACAAGCTGAGGATTTATGCACCCCAAAAGCGGTTTAGCGTATGCACCTAACGTGACTAATCACGCAAGTTTTATTCAATAAGCTCTAAAGTGGCCACAAAAACGAAATGCTAAAATACGGCGCGGTTAATAAAATGTTGAAAATTTGTTTCTGTGATTTTGATTTCACTTTTGAATTGATATTGGCTCTGCGATCTCGCGATAAACTTACCTTTCTAGGCCTGATCTGGGTGGCTTTTCTGGACGATCCGTGCCATATTTCGTGGCAATCAAATTTGATCTTTTCATAGTCAACACTCTGGAGCAGACACATGTCTCACGAAGATGAATATCTATCAGTAGCGGAATTAATTGAATTTCAAAAGGAAGAGACTCGCGACATCATTACAGCATTAATTGAAGATGGTAGCGATCCTGAAGCTCTATACGATATCGAGCATCACCTATTTGCTGAAGATTTCGATGTGCTTGAGAAAGCGGTTGTTGAAGCATTCAAAATGGGCTTTGAAGTGCTTGAAGCTGAAGAGACAGAAGACGAAGATGGCAATAAGCTACTTTGTTGTGATGCAACGATGCAATGTACTCTGAATGCAGAAGCGATTGATGAGCAAGTTGAGAAGCTTGTAAACCTTGCAGAGAAGTTTGACATTATCTACGACGGTTGGGGCACTTACTACGAAGGTGAAGATGCTATCTACCCAGACGAAGATGATGAAGGCGAAGAGTAATTCTTTCCCAATTTTAAAAAATGCCAGCCTCGAGCTGGCATTTTTTTACCCTCAGAAAAATAAATGTCTTTATATGCATTCATTCATTATAATGCGGTCAAAATTGATCTAGCTCAAGGAATGATATGCGGTTGCTTCTCGATGGTCTTTGGCAAATTTCGCCACTGACGGATCTCTCTATCCCACAAGATGACATCACTTTTCCGGCTCCGTTAAGCTCAAAGCTCCCTGATAGCTTGAGTGAAAATGAAATTGCAGAGCAAGAGTGGCACCTGATGCACGACATCGAAGTGGATGACGCTATGTTGGCGTGTCCATTTGTTGAGTTGGTGATGGCCGGGGTCGATTACTTTGCTGAAGTTCGACTTAATGGTGTGGCTGTGTTTGATTGTGATGGTAGCCAAGCTGAATACCGTAAAGATATCCGTCCTTATATGCAGTCCGGCCGAAACCGTTTCGAGATCCTTTTCCTTGAAGAAGAGGAGAGCTTATTGCTTGAAGAGGATATGGATGACTCTGTATCTTCACAGGCTATCGCTAAATCTGATTCACGCATCGGGATTTGGCAAGCGCCATACCTGCAGTTCGTTCGAAACGTCAAGCTAGAGCAAGTTGTCACAGAGCAGATCTGGCACCACGGTGGTGGCTGTGAGTTTAAAGTGGATGTTATCTATCAAACGCTAAAGGCGGGGTTAGTATCGGCATCCATCAAGTTTAATGGTATGACACTCGTGATGCCGATTGATGTACGCGCAGAACATACTGGCGTCGTGTTCCAGGTTGAGGCGCCTATCATTTTCGATATTGAGAATCCTAACCCTAAGCATCTATACCCGTTAGAAGTGGTACTTGATGGGCAAGAAGAGAGTTCTTTTGTTGCCTTGAATCCAACCTCTTGCGTCAGTAACTTTCTACGATAAATATTTGTATTTTAGAGCTATCTTCTTTCGCTATAGCGGCGCATCCTGCTTATAACGATTTGGCCATGACAACCTCACAAGCGTCGTGGCCTGTTTCTCCCCAAGCTGACTCAAGATGCTCAAACCCAAGCTTCTCATAGAGTTTGACCGCAGCACCCAAGCACTCCGTCGTTTCTAAATACATGTCTTGATACCCAAGTTGCTTGGCTTGCTTTAAGCTCAAAGCGACAATTCGCTTGGCTAGGCCATGCCCTCGAGTTTGCGGTAAGAAGTACATCTTTTGTAGCTCACACACATTGGGTTTACCTGCTAGAGGGGCAAAGCCACCGCCTCCGACGATCTTTCCGTTGTGTTCGATAACCCAGTACATTGCATTCGCTTGGCTATAGACAGAGTACATATCATCGAGTGTCGTATCGGCCACGCCATAACCTTTATCTTCTGTGAGCCCATGCTCTGCCGAAACTTGGCGAATGACTTCGGCTAATTGTTGGTTGTCTGACTCTGTGAGTGGGCGTAATACAAACTCATCGGCTTGGCATACTTTCGTTAGCCCTTTTAAATAGCTCTCAAGTCCTTGCTTAAGCAGCTGTTGTTCGTTGTCATTGAGTGTCGAGAGTACTTTTTCAAAGAAGATGCTTTGTTGCTGGTCGAGTTGAGATAACGCATCAATACCTTGAGTGGTCAGGGCGACTAATTGGCTACGTTTGTCTGTTGGATTCTCTAGGCTTTCAACTAAGCCAAGTTTGATCAGCCCTGCGACAGTGCGGCTAGCATTCGATTTATCTACGTTGAGTTGCTGTGCCAATTGGTTGATGGTGATTGGCTGCAACTGGATTTCACCAAGAGTATGAGCCTGAACGGGAGTGAGGTCGACATCGCCACACTGCTTATCAAGCATGCCAAGTAAACGAACCGTTTGACGAGAATAGTCTCTTAACTGTTGAGAATTCATAACTACCTACCTTTGGATTAAGAAATAAAGTTGCGCACCGCAATTAATTTAATTGCGGTGCGCAACGTTGTCAATGGTAAGCTGAATTTTGTTATTCGAAGCAGGTTATTTCAATCGCTCAGTGAGGTTTAGATTAAGCGTGTTGATGTAAACAAAACTGAGCTTGTACAGCTTGGTTTTCAGCTTTTCGTAACCAGACTTTCTCGTGGAAGTAGTAAGCAACGGTATTTAGAGTTGGCTCTAGTAAAGCCATCACACCGCCGATAAAAGCATCTCCAGTCAACAAGTAGACAACAGTAAAGGCAACACTAAAGTGGATGGTAGCAAAGCTTGCTGTTTTTAATTTGGTCATCCACTGACGAGCTTTAAGTGCTGGAACTTGAGCCCACGCCTTTTCATGAAAATAGAAGGCAACAGTATTCACAGAGGGCTCAATCATAGCGATTAAGCTACCAATTAAGATGTCGCCTGTTAGTACATAAGCGACACTAAATGCGATAGTAAAATGTAATGCAGCAAAGGTTAGTGTCTTTTTCATGATAATTACTCAATCGTTGTGTTGTTTCGATAAGTCTATTATTGAGAATTATTATCATTAAATCTAATGGGTAGTTAAGATTGTTTTGATAGGCAAAAGCTATCAATGAAATGGTGTGATGCTGACTGAGAGTTAGGGCACAAAAAAAGGCTGACCATGAAGGCCAACCTTTTTGTCTAGAGCGAGAAGTTCTAAGGCTTCTCGGTCACTCGGTTTTAAAGCGCAGCGATTGTCGCTTTTTGCTCTTCAAGCTTCACAAGAGTCTCTTGGTAGCCTTCAAGCTTTTCACGCTCTTTCGCGATAACGGCTTCTGGTGCTTTAGCAACGAAACCTTCGTTACCTAGCTTACCTTCGATACGCTTAATCTCGCCGTGAGTCTTAGCAACTTCTTTATCTAGACGAGCAAGCTCAGCATCTTTATCGATAAGACCTGCCATTGGGATCATTAGCTCAGATTTGCCAACCAGCTTAGTTGCACAAGCTGGAGTCTCTTCGCCGTCCGCAAGAACTTTAATATCGTCTAGCTTAGCTAGAGAAGTCAGAACGATCTTGTTTGCTTCGATACGAGCTGCATCTTTCTCATCCGCTACTTTGATCATTACTTCTAAGCCTTGGCTTGGTGCAATGTCGTATTCCGCACGTAGGTTACGGATAGCAGTGATGAAAGTCTTAACCCATTCGATGTCGTCAACGATCTCAGCATTGAAGTTAGCTTCATTAAACTGAGGAAGCGCTTGAGTCATGATCGTCTCGCCTTCAACGCCATCTACTAGCGGCTTAACGCTCTGCCAGATAGATTCAGTGATGTAAGGAAGAACAGGGTGAGCAAGACGCAGAGTCTTTTCAAGAACCGTGATAAGCGTGTAACGAGTCGCTTGTTGTTGAGCTTCAGTACCTTTCCAAAGAACAGGTTTAGTTAGCTCTAGGTACCAGTCACAGAATTGGTTCCAGATGAATTCGTAAAGCGTGTTTGCTGCCATATCTAGACGGTAGTTGTCTAGGTGAGCATTAAACTCTTTCGCTGCAACTTCAAACTGAGACTCAATCCACTTGTCTGCTAGAGAGAATTCCATGTTTGCACGGTCTTCTACAGACAGTGACATGCCACAGTCGTGCTCTTCTGTGTTCATTAGTACGTAACGGCTTGCGTTCCATAGCTTGTTACAGAAGTTACGGTAACCTTCAAGACGCTTCATATCCCAGTTGATATCACGGCCAGTTGAAGCCATAGCAGCAAGAGTGAAACGCAGCGCATCAGTACCGTATGGTTCGATACCATTTTCGAAAGTCTTACGTGTCGCTTTTTCGATCTTAGCAGCCAGTTTTGGTTGCATCATGTTGCCACAACGCTTCTCTACTAGCTCTTCAAGGCCGATGCCGTCAATCATGTCGATTGGGTCAAGTACGTTACCTTTCGACTTAGACATCTTGTCGCCGTTTTCATCACGGATAAGACCCGTCATGTAAACAGTTTTGAAAGGTACTTGAGCCTTGCCATCTTCGTCTTTCACGAAGTGCATGGTCATCATGATCATACGAGCAACCCAGAAGAAGATAATATCAAAACCAGATACTAGTACTTCTGATGGGTGGAATGTTTTCAGTGCTTCAGTATCTTCAGGCCAGCCTTGTGTGCCGAAC
This window contains:
- a CDS encoding ornithine carbamoyltransferase, with the translated sequence MAFNLRNRNFLKLLDFTPKEIQFLLDLSADLKKAKYAGTEQKKLNGKNIALIFEKASTRTRCAFEVAAFDQGAQVSYLGPSGSQIGQKESMKDTARVLGRMYDGIEYRGFGQSIVEDLGAYAGVPVWNGLTDEFHPTQILADFLTMLEHGRGKHLHQISFAYLGDARNNMGNSLLVGAAKMGMDIRLVAPKAFWPEELLVEECQAIAQSTGAKITLTEDVAEGVKGCDFLYTDVWVSMGEAPEAWDERVAVMTPYQVNMDVIKLTGNPQVKFMHCLPAFHNNETVIGQQVADKYGMNGLEVTDEVFESDYSIVFDEAENRMHTIKAVMVATLGQ
- the arcA gene encoding arginine deiminase; its protein translation is MSKLYVGSEVGQLRRVLLNRPERALTHLTPSNCHDLLFDDVLAVEAAGEEHDAFAETLRSQDVEVLLLHDLLVETLAVSQAREWLLNTQISDFRYGPTFARDLRNYLAQMDNEHLATILLGGLAYSELPIKSSSMLPKMHRPLDFVIEPLPNHLFTRDTSCWVYGGVSLNPMMKPARQRETNHLRAIYRWHPVFAGQDFIKYFGDEDLHYDNANIEGGDVLVIGKGAVLVGISERTKPQGVENLAASLFRSGQASEVIAIDLPKHRSCMHLDTVMTHMDIDTFSVYPEIVRKDLDTWRLTPKENGEMRVEKAENYLSAIEGALGLDQLKIITTGGDNYEAEREQWNDANNVLTVKPGTVIGYERNVYTNEKYDKAGIEVLTIPGNELGRGRGGARCMSCPIERDGI
- the rraB gene encoding ribonuclease E inhibitor RraB; amino-acid sequence: MSHEDEYLSVAELIEFQKEETRDIITALIEDGSDPEALYDIEHHLFAEDFDVLEKAVVEAFKMGFEVLEAEETEDEDGNKLLCCDATMQCTLNAEAIDEQVEKLVNLAEKFDIIYDGWGTYYEGEDAIYPDEDDEGEE
- a CDS encoding glycosyl hydrolase 2 galactose-binding domain-containing protein → MRLLLDGLWQISPLTDLSIPQDDITFPAPLSSKLPDSLSENEIAEQEWHLMHDIEVDDAMLACPFVELVMAGVDYFAEVRLNGVAVFDCDGSQAEYRKDIRPYMQSGRNRFEILFLEEEESLLLEEDMDDSVSSQAIAKSDSRIGIWQAPYLQFVRNVKLEQVVTEQIWHHGGGCEFKVDVIYQTLKAGLVSASIKFNGMTLVMPIDVRAEHTGVVFQVEAPIIFDIENPNPKHLYPLEVVLDGQEESSFVALNPTSCVSNFLR
- a CDS encoding bifunctional helix-turn-helix transcriptional regulator/GNAT family N-acetyltransferase — encoded protein: MNSQQLRDYSRQTVRLLGMLDKQCGDVDLTPVQAHTLGEIQLQPITINQLAQQLNVDKSNASRTVAGLIKLGLVESLENPTDKRSQLVALTTQGIDALSQLDQQQSIFFEKVLSTLNDNEQQLLKQGLESYLKGLTKVCQADEFVLRPLTESDNQQLAEVIRQVSAEHGLTEDKGYGVADTTLDDMYSVYSQANAMYWVIEHNGKIVGGGGFAPLAGKPNVCELQKMYFLPQTRGHGLAKRIVALSLKQAKQLGYQDMYLETTECLGAAVKLYEKLGFEHLESAWGETGHDACEVVMAKSL
- a CDS encoding DUF2061 domain-containing protein yields the protein MKKTLTFAALHFTIAFSVAYVLTGDILIGSLIAMIEPSVNTVAFYFHEKAWAQVPALKARQWMTKLKTASFATIHFSVAFTVVYLLTGDAFIGGVMALLEPTLNTVAYYFHEKVWLRKAENQAVQAQFCLHQHA